The following coding sequences lie in one Deltaproteobacteria bacterium genomic window:
- a CDS encoding FHA domain-containing protein: MVECAVCGQPVDGAHVLCSACAGQIAPDVDLCPEQIVSRVTAPSDAALIDPWGRVHRIADTTVVGRQVASDGIAILSSSVSRRHAELRHDPTLDTFVLRDLGSTNGTVVGDIEIDAPTALRPGDRVTFGTVGFYFVADTVSLTPELEPAHQTVRPADFVAPAPAPGEDTLVGLPTAPIRVVEASGGGGGFVEVMGRRVQLTPSQLELVRILIDRMQSEAHQPEPVRGFVHSTELIARLPWDTPHPTDNHLKQLVRRVRRALVKAGVGNLIHSQHRLGYRLRVVPSPPAGPPASRPG; encoded by the coding sequence ATGGTCGAGTGTGCGGTGTGTGGCCAGCCGGTCGACGGCGCGCATGTGCTGTGTAGCGCGTGCGCCGGGCAGATTGCACCGGACGTCGATCTGTGCCCCGAACAGATCGTGTCGCGCGTGACGGCGCCATCCGACGCCGCCCTCATCGACCCGTGGGGGCGCGTCCATCGCATCGCCGACACGACGGTCGTCGGGCGCCAGGTCGCCTCCGACGGCATCGCGATCCTGTCCAGTTCGGTGTCGCGGCGGCACGCCGAGCTGCGACACGATCCTACGCTCGACACGTTCGTCTTGCGCGACCTCGGCAGCACCAACGGCACGGTCGTCGGCGACATCGAGATCGACGCGCCGACGGCACTGCGACCGGGCGACCGCGTCACGTTCGGCACCGTGGGGTTCTACTTCGTGGCGGACACGGTTTCGTTGACACCGGAACTAGAACCCGCGCACCAGACGGTGAGGCCAGCCGACTTCGTCGCCCCCGCGCCGGCGCCGGGCGAAGACACGCTCGTCGGCCTGCCGACGGCGCCGATCCGCGTCGTCGAAGCGAGCGGCGGTGGCGGCGGCTTCGTCGAGGTGATGGGCCGCCGCGTGCAACTCACCCCGAGCCAGCTCGAACTCGTGCGCATCCTGATCGATCGCATGCAGTCGGAGGCCCACCAGCCCGAGCCGGTGCGCGGTTTCGTCCATTCCACGGAGTTGATCGCGCGCCTGCCGTGGGACACTCCGCACCCGACGGACAATCACCTCAAGCAGCTCGTGCGACGCGTCCGCCGGGCGCTGGTCAAAGCCGGCGTCGGCAATCTCATCCACTCGCAGCACCGCCTCGGCTACCGCCTCCGCGTCGTCCCGTCCCCGCCGGCCGGCCCGCCGGCATCACGCCCCGGCTGA
- a CDS encoding DUF3501 family protein translates to MTAHGMSSRWPCRERAGGGDGSPAPPGRPGTQPAPAAGGRGEGSVMAVRDPGGAGAAGRAFGPAVTAADLLGPGEYARVRAPLQAACIALKRRRRVWIGPHVSVQFENRSTVLYWLHEWARAEGRWDAAFLARIAAEAEVLVPRPGDLRATVLICGGARADALALASRLAADPGSALAIRLGDRVARAEPIAPPPDAGCPVHYVRFAVGRDAVAALRDRRRPAVLALRLGPAGVHTAVSLPERTRDALAADLHHRLGHAPPGAGPTRRARSAAPPP, encoded by the coding sequence TTGACGGCGCACGGCATGTCGTCGAGGTGGCCTTGTCGGGAGCGCGCAGGCGGCGGGGACGGCTCGCCCGCTCCGCCGGGACGCCCTGGAACGCAGCCGGCTCCGGCCGCCGGTGGGCGCGGAGAGGGGTCGGTAATGGCCGTCCGCGACCCAGGCGGGGCGGGCGCCGCCGGCCGCGCGTTCGGGCCCGCGGTGACGGCGGCGGATCTGCTCGGGCCTGGCGAATACGCGCGCGTGCGCGCGCCGTTGCAGGCGGCGTGCATCGCGCTCAAACGCCGCCGGCGGGTCTGGATCGGCCCTCACGTGTCGGTGCAGTTCGAAAACCGCAGCACCGTCTTGTACTGGCTGCACGAGTGGGCGCGCGCCGAGGGCCGCTGGGATGCCGCGTTTCTCGCCCGCATCGCCGCCGAGGCCGAGGTGCTCGTTCCGCGCCCGGGCGATCTGCGCGCGACGGTCCTCATTTGCGGCGGCGCGCGCGCGGACGCGCTCGCGTTGGCGAGCCGACTCGCCGCCGATCCGGGGTCCGCGTTGGCCATCCGGCTCGGCGATCGCGTCGCACGCGCCGAGCCGATCGCGCCGCCGCCCGACGCGGGGTGCCCCGTGCACTACGTGCGGTTCGCGGTCGGTCGCGACGCCGTCGCGGCGCTGCGGGACCGGCGGCGACCCGCGGTGCTCGCGCTCCGCCTCGGTCCCGCAGGCGTGCATACGGCCGTGTCGCTGCCGGAGCGGACGCGCGACGCCCTGGCGGCCGATCTGCACCATCGGCTCGGTCATGCGCCACCGGGGGCGGGGCCGACCCGGCGCGCGCGCAGCGCGGCTCCGCCGCCGTGA